Proteins encoded in a region of the Synergistota bacterium genome:
- a CDS encoding AAA family ATPase, with translation MKSGRVVALANQKGGVGKSTTAVNLSSAIASLGKKVLLVDVDPQGNATSGLGIEKEEIKNSLYDVLLGRIKAEEAIIKGVYKNLDLIPSNIDLAGAEIELVNAVSRETRLKRGLEGLVDRYDYIFMDCPPSLGLLTINALTAADGVVIPIQCEYYALEGLGQLLKTIDLVKEYLNPKLEIYGVLLTMFDSRTKLAQQVADEVRNYFKDKVYKSIIPRSVRVSEAPSYGKPVIYYAPQSNGAQAYISLAKEFVRGRRG, from the coding sequence ATGAAGAGTGGCAGGGTAGTGGCTCTCGCTAATCAAAAGGGTGGTGTTGGAAAGAGCACTACTGCAGTGAATCTATCTTCGGCGATCGCTTCCTTAGGGAAGAAGGTGCTTCTTGTAGATGTGGATCCTCAGGGAAACGCTACAAGTGGATTGGGTATAGAGAAGGAGGAGATTAAAAATAGCTTGTATGATGTCCTTCTGGGAAGGATTAAGGCGGAAGAGGCTATAATTAAGGGGGTATATAAAAACCTCGATCTTATCCCTTCCAACATAGATTTGGCGGGAGCCGAGATAGAGTTAGTTAACGCTGTTTCACGTGAAACGCGTCTAAAGAGAGGTTTGGAGGGACTAGTAGATAGGTATGATTATATATTTATGGATTGTCCTCCTTCTCTGGGGCTTTTAACTATAAACGCTTTAACGGCTGCTGATGGGGTTGTTATACCTATTCAATGTGAATATTATGCCCTTGAAGGATTGGGTCAGCTTTTAAAGACTATAGATTTGGTAAAGGAGTATCTCAATCCTAAGTTAGAGATTTATGGGGTTCTTCTAACGATGTTTGACTCGAGAACGAAACTTGCTCAGCAGGTTGCGGATGAAGTGAGAAATTATTTTAAGGATAAGGTATACAAATCTATCATACCCAGAAGCGTGAGGGTTAGCGAGGCTCCAAGTTATGGAAAGCCTGTAATATACTATGCTCCTCAATCTAATGGGGCACAAGCCTATATTTCGCTTGCGAAGGAGTTTGTAAGGGGAAGGAGAGGATAA
- a CDS encoding ParB/RepB/Spo0J family partition protein: MWFGKAKGEKKEDLSQSLQALKVERTEGEKGVRSISIDSIVLNPYQPRKNIDAESLEELASSIKEVGVLQPIIVREIGENRYELIAGERRWRAARLAGLSYIPAMVVEATDKEALSFALVENLQRSDLNPIEEAYGYKRLMQEFDLTQEEIAQMVGKKQSTIANKLRLLRLPLVVQEKLMDGTITERHARALLKLSSESDMIKALKQIEQRKLNVNQTEELVDKMLGLISREMKERESTPQTLEDLYSIISKTLSKFKKYGLTFNVILDEERNELRISFLRGEGNEEWQGSGSR, translated from the coding sequence GTGTGGTTTGGGAAAGCCAAGGGAGAGAAAAAGGAAGATCTTAGTCAGTCGTTACAGGCTCTTAAGGTCGAAAGGACGGAGGGAGAGAAAGGGGTAAGAAGCATTTCCATCGACTCGATAGTCCTTAATCCTTATCAGCCAAGGAAGAATATAGATGCTGAGTCTTTAGAGGAGCTTGCCTCTTCGATAAAGGAAGTAGGGGTTCTTCAGCCTATTATCGTAAGGGAGATAGGGGAGAATAGATATGAGCTAATAGCTGGTGAAAGAAGATGGAGGGCTGCAAGGTTAGCCGGGCTTTCTTACATTCCTGCCATGGTGGTTGAGGCAACGGACAAGGAAGCACTCTCTTTCGCTCTTGTAGAAAACCTTCAAAGATCAGACTTAAATCCAATAGAGGAAGCTTATGGATATAAGAGGCTGATGCAAGAGTTTGACTTAACTCAAGAGGAAATAGCGCAGATGGTAGGGAAAAAGCAATCTACTATAGCAAATAAGCTTAGATTGTTAAGGCTTCCACTTGTTGTTCAGGAAAAACTGATGGATGGGACCATAACAGAGAGACATGCGAGAGCCCTGTTAAAGCTTTCCTCTGAATCAGATATGATCAAAGCGTTAAAGCAGATAGAACAGAGAAAGTTAAATGTTAATCAAACGGAAGAGTTGGTAGATAAAATGCTAGGTTTAATTTCCCGGGAAATGAAGGAGAGAGAATCTACACCTCAAACGCTGGAAGATTTGTATAGTATTATTTCTAAAACACTTTCGAAGTTTAAAAAATATGGTTTAACTTTTAACGTGATTTTGGATGAGGAAAGGAATGAGCTGAGGATTTCTTTTTTAAGGGGTGAAGGAAATGAAGAGTGGCAGGGTAGTGGCTCTCGCTAA
- the rsmG gene encoding 16S rRNA (guanine(527)-N(7))-methyltransferase RsmG: protein MIEVFKEEGFFLTPQEEKKFYRYLELILSAPFNITSISLRDPKAIAYRHFIDSIQIVKFLDLSSLNSLLDVGTGGGFPGIPIKILKPHLELLLLESVEKKISFLKEVVLELSLPNVKILLGRAEELGRQKQFRESVDIVVSRAVASLNVLLELTIPFLKIGGLLVAYKGKRVFEEIDEAQNALNLLNCELEKVEEYYIKAIDFKGYLVFIRKRGETPAKYPRKTGIPFKRPL from the coding sequence ATGATAGAGGTTTTCAAGGAGGAGGGCTTTTTTTTAACACCTCAAGAGGAGAAAAAATTCTATAGGTATTTAGAGCTGATTCTTTCAGCCCCTTTTAACATTACCTCGATTTCCTTAAGGGATCCCAAAGCTATAGCTTATAGGCACTTTATAGATTCGATTCAAATAGTTAAGTTTCTTGACCTTTCTTCACTTAATAGCCTTCTTGATGTTGGTACTGGTGGAGGTTTTCCAGGTATACCCATAAAAATATTAAAACCTCATTTAGAGCTTCTTCTCTTAGAGTCGGTGGAAAAGAAGATCTCTTTCTTAAAGGAAGTAGTTTTAGAGCTTTCGCTTCCTAATGTTAAAATTCTTTTAGGTAGGGCTGAGGAGCTTGGGAGGCAAAAACAGTTTAGGGAAAGCGTAGATATTGTAGTTTCAAGAGCAGTTGCATCGCTTAATGTTTTGCTAGAGTTAACGATTCCTTTTTTGAAAATAGGAGGCTTGCTTGTAGCTTATAAAGGGAAAAGGGTTTTTGAGGAAATTGATGAGGCTCAAAATGCTCTTAATTTGCTTAACTGTGAGTTGGAAAAGGTAGAAGAGTATTATATAAAAGCTATTGACTTTAAGGGTTATTTAGTGTTTATTAGAAAAAGGGGAGAAACTCCTGCTAAATATCCAAGGAAAACGGGGATCCCATTTAAAAGACCGTTGTAA
- the mnmE gene encoding tRNA uridine-5-carboxymethylaminomethyl(34) synthesis GTPase MnmE yields the protein MREGDTIAAIATPWGEGGIAIVRLSGPQAIEIADKVFKGKRKSLKNMPTYTMAYGHIVNPSTGEEIDEVIVSLMRAPYSYTREDVVEINCHGGTLVASRVLELVLAAGARLAEPGEFTRRAFLNGRIDLIQAEAVLEIVRAKSEEAIKIASRKLKGEFGKRLSSLRNKLLNLASWVEASLDFPEEDIPLISPEDVEERLKEILIDLNKIIASTKAGSIYREGVRVVICGKPNVGKSSLLNALLQEARAIVTSIPGTTRDLIEEVLNIKGVPIRLVDTAGIRRAKDEIEREGISRSLSQIENADIVLLVLDSSVILEEEDISIIEKLNGKRVIVVYNKKDLPKKIDPAEVRALLPSSKEVWISALYEEGIDQLKEIILMEIQEGMDLSGEVWMTSMRNMEYLERVSSSLKDSIESLRKGLPYDVVSVGIQEALRSIGAITGEEWTEEMLDIIFSQFCIGK from the coding sequence GTGAGAGAAGGAGACACAATAGCTGCTATAGCGACGCCATGGGGAGAAGGCGGTATCGCTATAGTTAGGCTAAGTGGCCCTCAAGCTATAGAGATAGCGGATAAGGTATTCAAAGGAAAGAGAAAGAGCTTGAAAAACATGCCAACCTATACCATGGCTTACGGGCATATAGTTAATCCGTCGACGGGTGAGGAAATAGATGAGGTAATAGTCTCTCTTATGCGGGCTCCTTATAGCTATACTAGAGAGGATGTAGTGGAGATAAACTGTCATGGTGGAACATTGGTAGCGAGCAGGGTTTTAGAGTTAGTTTTAGCGGCGGGTGCTCGCCTGGCTGAACCAGGTGAGTTTACCCGCCGTGCTTTTTTAAATGGCAGGATAGATCTAATACAAGCTGAGGCTGTCTTGGAAATAGTGAGGGCAAAAAGCGAAGAAGCGATAAAGATAGCTAGCCGTAAGCTTAAGGGAGAGTTCGGAAAGAGGCTTTCTTCCTTGAGAAATAAGCTTTTAAATTTAGCATCTTGGGTGGAGGCCTCATTGGATTTTCCTGAAGAGGATATTCCTCTCATATCTCCTGAAGATGTGGAAGAAAGGCTTAAGGAAATTTTGATCGATCTTAATAAGATAATAGCCTCTACAAAAGCTGGTTCCATATACAGGGAAGGAGTAAGGGTTGTAATATGTGGAAAACCAAATGTAGGAAAATCCTCCTTATTGAATGCTTTGCTTCAAGAAGCCAGGGCCATAGTAACCTCTATTCCTGGTACTACAAGGGATCTTATAGAAGAGGTTCTAAATATTAAAGGGGTTCCTATAAGGTTAGTAGATACAGCAGGAATAAGAAGAGCGAAGGATGAAATTGAAAGGGAAGGGATATCGAGAAGCCTTTCTCAGATAGAGAACGCAGATATAGTCCTTTTGGTTTTAGATTCAAGCGTTATCTTAGAGGAAGAGGATATATCTATAATTGAAAAATTAAATGGTAAAAGGGTTATAGTGGTTTATAATAAAAAAGATCTTCCTAAGAAGATCGATCCTGCAGAAGTAAGAGCTCTTCTCCCTTCAAGTAAGGAAGTGTGGATTTCTGCTCTTTACGAAGAAGGGATAGATCAGCTGAAAGAGATTATACTTATGGAAATTCAAGAAGGAATGGATTTAAGCGGTGAAGTTTGGATGACTTCCATGAGAAACATGGAGTATTTAGAGAGAGTTAGCTCTTCTTTAAAAGATTCCATTGAGTCTTTAAGGAAAGGGTTGCCTTATGATGTTGTCTCTGTTGGAATTCAAGAAGCTCTACGCTCTATAGGTGCAATTACGGGAGAGGAGTGGACTGAAGAGATGTTAGATATAATCTTCTCTCAGTTTTGCATAGGAAAATGA